From a region of the Tenggerimyces flavus genome:
- a CDS encoding sulfite oxidase-like oxidoreductase — protein sequence MAVISRGFGGRRRRAEEDLPPGQYLTEDFPVLSAGPTPVVDTAEWEFVIQTETGARHRWSWDELQALPIEEITKDIHCVTRWSKLETTWRGVSLDTLFEQVETAYDYVLAHSYGGYTTNLPLEDLLDGKAWIAFEYDDSPLAPEHGGPARLLVPHLYFWKSAKWVHGLVMQTDDEPGFWEQNGYHLYGDPWLEQRYS from the coding sequence ATGGCCGTGATCAGTCGCGGGTTCGGCGGGCGGCGGCGCCGCGCCGAGGAGGATCTCCCGCCCGGGCAGTACCTCACCGAAGACTTCCCCGTCCTGTCCGCCGGCCCCACGCCGGTCGTCGACACGGCGGAGTGGGAGTTCGTCATCCAGACCGAGACAGGCGCGCGCCACCGGTGGAGCTGGGACGAGCTGCAAGCCCTGCCGATCGAGGAGATCACCAAGGACATCCATTGCGTCACCAGGTGGTCCAAGCTCGAGACCACCTGGCGCGGCGTGAGCCTGGACACGCTCTTCGAGCAGGTCGAGACGGCGTACGACTACGTCCTCGCGCACTCCTACGGCGGCTACACCACGAACCTGCCGCTGGAGGACCTGCTCGACGGCAAGGCGTGGATCGCGTTCGAGTACGACGACTCGCCACTCGCTCCCGAGCACGGCGGCCCGGCGCGGCTGCTCGTTCCGCACCTGTACTTCTGGAAGTCGGCGAAGTGGGTCCACGGCCTGGTGATGCAGACCGACGACGAGCCGGGATTCTGGGAGCAGAA
- a CDS encoding methylated-DNA--[protein]-cysteine S-methyltransferase gives MTAHHTHLDTELGQLLVSADEGALTGLYFPHHWRMPPAERLGEEAADPLFDETAVQIAQYLRSERQTFELPIRLIGDDFQQKVWRLLEQIPYGVTTTYGELADQLGNKALAQTVGKAVGDNPISIIVPCHRVVGSDGSLTGYAGGLQRKRTLLELEEGPSVRLF, from the coding sequence ATGACCGCTCACCACACCCACCTCGACACCGAGCTCGGGCAGCTCCTCGTGTCCGCCGACGAAGGCGCGCTGACCGGGCTGTACTTCCCCCACCATTGGCGCATGCCCCCCGCCGAACGTCTTGGCGAGGAGGCCGCCGACCCGCTGTTCGACGAGACCGCGGTCCAAATTGCCCAATACCTTCGTAGTGAGCGCCAGACTTTCGAGCTGCCGATCAGGCTGATCGGCGACGACTTCCAGCAGAAGGTATGGCGCCTTCTGGAGCAGATCCCCTACGGAGTGACCACGACGTACGGCGAGCTCGCCGACCAACTGGGCAACAAGGCGCTGGCGCAGACCGTGGGCAAGGCTGTTGGCGACAACCCGATCAGCATCATCGTGCCCTGCCACCGGGTCGTCGGCAGCGACGGCAGCCTGACCGGGTACGCGGGTGGGCTGCAGCGCAAGCGCACGTTGCTCGAGCTCGAAGAGGGACCATCGGTGCGGCTCTTCTGA